In one window of Arachis ipaensis cultivar K30076 chromosome B06, Araip1.1, whole genome shotgun sequence DNA:
- the LOC110264032 gene encoding uncharacterized protein LOC110264032: MPPPAAKSAPTSGFWNLTRTPLPPSELAAADDGKPKLPPAKRVQAAAGVAAGEGSCISVIPTARSGSVTLGTTAGAAGYSCSRRKSMRLQLSEIRAAAVIQNLLTEPLPSRFGVAAVSFR; the protein is encoded by the exons ATGCCTCCTCCCGCCGCCAAATCTGCTCCCACTTCTGGGTTCTGGAATCTGACCCGGACGCCGCTGCCACCATCCGAGCTCGCTGCTGCTGATGATGGTAAGCCCAAACTGCCGCCGGCAAAAAGGGTTCAGGCCGCCGCGGGTGTCGCTGCCGGAGAAGGGAGCTGCATCTCTGTGATTCCGACCGCCAGGAGTGGTTCTGTGACGTTAGGGACCACTGCCGGAGCTGCTGGCTACTCCTGCAGTCGCCGGAAAAGTATGcgg CTGCAATTATCAGAAATTCGGGCCGCCGCCGTTATTCAGAATTTATTAACGGAGCCGCTGCCGAGTCGATTTGGAGTTGCGGCTGTTTCGTTTCGCTAA
- the LOC107647021 gene encoding protein transport protein sec31-like: MDLEDMSDSEQERFWEETMDAVEQELTQGHPHSEADEEANLNISASTSQSAGRRAPRTILGRRTTRSSKGPTSTPKTPSNTAAAAAASFSREGIRVKMPIMRPPSAPSPAATPRPTAPSPAATTRPTAPSPTATPRPNPPFRPPQIRPVGPTSTVVPGLGVANTTRTPVVSNETMNGASKATTSRFSKFMPNQSG, encoded by the exons ATGGATTTAGAGGACATGTCAGACTCCGAGCAAGAGAGGTTTTGGGAGGAGACCATGGATGCAGTTGAACAAGAGCTCACACAAGGCCATCCACATTCTGAAGCTGATGAAGAG GCCAATCTCAACATATCCGCTTCAACAAGTCAGTCTGCTGGAAGGAGAGCTCCTAGGACCATCCTTGGGAGGAGAACAACCAGATCTAGCAAAGGTCCTACATCAACTCCTAAAACTCCCTCCAATACTGCTGCTGCCGCTGCTGCTTCTTTTAGTAGGGAAGGAATTAGGGTAAAGATGCCTATTATGAGGCCCCCATCAGCTCCAAGTCCAGCAGCCACTCCAAGGCCCACAGCTCCAagtccagcagccactacaaggcCCACAGCTCCAAGTCCAACAGCCACTCCAAGGCCCAACCCACCATTTAGGCCCCCACAAATACGGCCCGTTGGACCTACTTCAACTGTTGTCCCTGGTTTAGGAGTTGCAAACACCACAAGGACTCCcgtggtgtcaaatgaaaccaTGAATGGAGCTAGTAAAGCAACAACTTCTAGGTTCTCTAAGTTCATGCCAAATCAGTCTGGTTGA